The following DNA comes from Rhineura floridana isolate rRhiFlo1 chromosome 18, rRhiFlo1.hap2, whole genome shotgun sequence.
cacagcacattataataGCTATAACAGGCAGACGAATCATGAAgtgggtctgccaagaccctcaccaattttcaagtggtccttgtgggggggggaagtttgggaaccaagTTAAGGTAACATTTCCATCTTTGCCAGATCAAAATGTCTTTGCTCATACAGCACAAATACAGTAAAAGGTTCTAGTAGTCTTTTACTTTCTGTTTCTCTGTGTGCAGGGAGTCAAACACAATTTCCCTCCTCCGTTGCAAACTGAAATTATATGACTTCATACCGGGTGATTTATCTTCATGTGCAGAGCTATgcttacaatgcaatcctttgcatgtctcCTCAGGAGCAAGTTCCATCGAGCTCAGTGGGGGTTCCTTGCAAATAAGTGGGTATGTCATGGCAGCCTTGCTTCTCCTTATAGGAaaaggaaatggattgccttcaagtcgatctcgacttatggtgaccctatgaatagggttttcatggtaactggtattcagagcggggttaccattgccttcctctgaggctgagtggcagtgactggcccaaggtcaggtggctaatcttttttttttttgagccaaCCTTTGTGAGGgtgcatgctagtggtgggtgagaCTGAAAGAgccccacacatgcacactctcATGCACATACAGCTCCCCCAGCTCATCCATGCAAATCTGTCAGGGGTAGTAGTGATTGCCCACTTCCAGCTTATTAGATCGGTCTGAACGTTGGGAGGACAATTTCTCCTCCCAATCAGGGTCCTGATCTCCACCTACCCCAGCACTCTCTGCTTAAACTTTTttcatttgggggccaccaccaaaattgGTGGGGCTTGTGGGGACATGAAAATGTCGTTGAGGTTCCAAATTAGGCTCTGAACCTGGGGGTTAGCCACTTCTGTTTTATACTTTCCTACCTCAGGAGAATTGGGGTGAGGGGAATGGTCATAAAGATCTTCTGAGATAGGACTTTTCTCAGGTAGAACATTGTATTGCTGCCGTAGAAAATAATACCTAGAAAATAATGGGACACTTGTTTTATTCTTTGTTCTGCAGTTTCTTCATTCCAGCTACCAGTGCCAGCATCGCACAGGAGGCCCCCATGGCTAAGAATCACCAAGCCAATAGCAGCTCTCCTGAGAGGAGACCAGTCCTGGTGTCATCTGGTTCATCCTCCAGTGAGCTCTCCTCATCTGGGCCTACCAAACTGCAGCCTTTCTCCCTGGGCCGTGTGtcatccttctcctcctcctcaagtAATCTCTCCTCCATCACGGTGCCTGTGCGCTTGGATGTCCTCTACTTCCTCCTCAACAGCGCTGCCAAAGGAGCACAgtatgctctgcctccaacacCCATTCATGGTGGACAGGGGTCTTTCGCCATGTGCCATTGTCCGGCTGCTCATAGCACAGTGAGCTGCTGCCACTCGAGTTGCCACAGCGTGCCGAGCAGTGCTGGCATCCAGCAGCAGCCGGGCGGAGTCCACCAACAGGGAGCACCTTATGGAGGTTATGGTGGCTGTGGAGGGCTGAATAGTGGAGTCAGAGAGCATCAAAATGATGGATGCCATTGGACCAGTGTGGCCCAACAAGGTGATGGAAAGAGCTGGTCTGACTGTAGCCCATCCCACTTGGCAGGGGGTTGGAAGAGAACTCAGTCCCCAATGGGCTGGAAGGAGaaccaaagaggaggaggagaaggaggagaccgTGCTACTGGGGGTAGTTGGCAAGGCAAGCAGCAGAATTTCAGAAGGTCCTGGGGTGACCGGAGGCAAGGCACTGTTGAGTCGAGCTCTTGGAAATCAGGCTTGCAAGGCTGGAGGAGAGAAGGGTCTCCTTTCAGGTCAAGCACCAGCAATGGTAAAAGGAACCCAGAAGGCAGCCATTGGCAGAATTCCAGGGAAGCCCCCGAAGCAAAAAGGAGTTTGGATGGTGCCACCAGGAAGGGATGGCAGAAAACTCAAGGAACTGGAGAATCTGCTAGCTTTGTAGGCAAGGCTAAAGATGCTGGACTGGTCAAAACAGCAGCTCAGGAGAGCGGAGAAGACTGGGAGGTGGATTATGAGAGTGGGCAATCAGTTGTCCCTGCTACGGGGAGTATTCCCTGCACTCCCCACCAGAATGACCATTCCAACACTTCCGAAGCAAGTGAAGATTGGGAAAAGGAATGTGCTTCGTCTGCTGATCCTCCCAAACTGAGGCTGTTGACCTCTCCTCTTCCAGAGTCGGCTTCCAAAGACCAGGGAGTAACTGCTGCAGATTGGAGCAAGAAAGGCCGGTTTCTCAGATACCTGAAGAACCTTTATACTGACCTGCCGGGGAAGTCCAGCTCTGAAGGCTCCACAGATCTGACCATTGACACCGAAGTGAAGCCATCCGAACCAGATGAGGAAGAGCAGTCCCTAGAGAATGCCGCTGTCGCAGAATCTAAATCTTGAGAGAGAAGAAGGTCCAAGATAAATACCGCTGTGTTGAGTTTGGAATGTATGTTACATCATCATTTTCAACTTCTTAACTTTTCTTGTGGGCTCAGCCTTTTATCCCCTTCAAGCCATGTAGACCAAGATGGTTGTTTGTTTAATTACaaatgtgtaaaatcacatttttcTGTAAACTTACTGCAATAAAGATAAAGTTGGCGTCACTTTGTAGCAGTGTGGGCTGTATTTTTCCCCTCCTGAGTGTGCTTGGCCAGAGaggtcatttttttttaattggaataaAGATGCAAGAGCATGAACAAAAGATGTGGAGACAACAGAGTAAGGCTGTATGTCATGGATGCATGCTGACTTGGGAGTTGATCCCACTGAATTCGGAAGAATTGCTGAGTATCAAGCAAAGtgtctatttgtttaatccagtGCTTTCTCAGGCTGTGTTCTAGGGAACCCAGGAAGATTATCAAAGATTCCTCATTCGAGAAGTTTGGGAATGGGGCCCAAGTTCTTCTTTTAAAGGCCCAATGTAGGGGCAGCCACATCCTAGCCCCTCTACAATTCCCCCTGGCAGTGACAGAATTTCATCAAGCCCTGTTGCTCAAAAGGGAGCTTGTTCTGTGTTCATTCATGGTACCTGGTGGTGGCATCTGGACAACGTTATTTCAAAAGgtctaaagaaaaaaaaggggttGTGGAGGTAGCGTGCAACCCTTGGGCCACCTCCTAAGTAGTAATTTGAACTTTTAAACCCAGAGACCCTCATAATGGAATCCGCTGGATTGTGAAATAGGAGATAGGTCCAATCCATGTCATGGTCCACCCAGATCTCGTCAGGTGAGTTTGCTTTGGAGTCTAAGTAAGATCAATTCCTCCATCccttgatggctggtggctcagtggcagcggCTGCTGagagcaccttgaaagtttggactaaaacccggagcagattccattgccccactgacatggagccacaagccaCCTCTGCCATCCCTACTAGAGCGTCAGATGTGGATTGGAGACACATTCAGATACCTAGTtagctgaagctcactgggtgacagtcTTGGCCAgtccttcataagaacataagaagagcctgctggatcaggccagtggcccatctagtccagcatcctgttctcacagtggccaaccaggtgcctgggggaagcccgcaagcaggacccgagtgcaagaacactctcccctcctgaggcttccggcaactggttttcagaagcatgctgcctctgactagggtggcagagcacagccatcatggctagtagtgtAACTTGCAGAGTATTTGTGATGATAAATGGACTGGTGGATAAATATATACACCACCCTGAGTTCTTTGgatggaaggtgggatataaattaaaaatttatttatttattaaatttgtgtcCCGCTCTTCCTCTCAAGGGAACCCAGGGGAACGACCATCAAAATGttaaagcaa
Coding sequences within:
- the LOC133372438 gene encoding uncharacterized protein LOC133372438 isoform X2, with the protein product MAKNHQANSSSPERRPVLVSSGSSSSELSSSGPTKLQPFSLGRVSSFSSSSSNLSSITVPVRLDVLYFLLNSAAKGAQYALPPTPIHGGQGSFAMCHCPAAHSTVSCCHSSCHSVPSSAGIQQQPGGVHQQGAPYGGYGGCGGLNSGVREHQNDGCHWTSVAQQGDGKSWSDCSPSHLAGGWKRTQSPMGWKENQRGGGEGGDRATGGSWQGKQQNFRRSWGDRRQGTVESSSWKSGLQGWRREGSPFRSSTSNGKRNPEGSHWQNSREAPEAKRSLDGATRKGWQKTQGTGESASFVGKAKDAGLVKTAAQESGEDWEVDYESGQSVVPATGSIPCTPHQNDHSNTSEASEDWEKECASSADPPKLRLLTSPLPESASKDQGVTAADWSKKGRFLRYLKNLYTDLPGKSSSEGSTDLTIDTEVKPSEPDEEEQSLENAAVAESKS
- the LOC133372438 gene encoding uncharacterized protein LOC133372438 isoform X1; the encoded protein is MLLGSCVVRREGASSIELSGGSLQISGFFIPATSASIAQEAPMAKNHQANSSSPERRPVLVSSGSSSSELSSSGPTKLQPFSLGRVSSFSSSSSNLSSITVPVRLDVLYFLLNSAAKGAQYALPPTPIHGGQGSFAMCHCPAAHSTVSCCHSSCHSVPSSAGIQQQPGGVHQQGAPYGGYGGCGGLNSGVREHQNDGCHWTSVAQQGDGKSWSDCSPSHLAGGWKRTQSPMGWKENQRGGGEGGDRATGGSWQGKQQNFRRSWGDRRQGTVESSSWKSGLQGWRREGSPFRSSTSNGKRNPEGSHWQNSREAPEAKRSLDGATRKGWQKTQGTGESASFVGKAKDAGLVKTAAQESGEDWEVDYESGQSVVPATGSIPCTPHQNDHSNTSEASEDWEKECASSADPPKLRLLTSPLPESASKDQGVTAADWSKKGRFLRYLKNLYTDLPGKSSSEGSTDLTIDTEVKPSEPDEEEQSLENAAVAESKS